A genomic stretch from Lottiidibacillus patelloidae includes:
- a CDS encoding cell wall-binding repeat-containing protein: MAKNIIKNILSIVTLLTAFFVFTLDISASDDYTRLAGNNRLDTAIQISQYGWPDGLITAERAVILARADNPADALSSASLAGAKDAPILLTYPNYLSPEVLAEIKRLKADKVYLLGGTGAIKEAVETALINEGLNVVRINGANRFETAALINEAAGSSLKTRAIIANGFTVADAISASTDAAINEIPIYLTRKNNLPIKLPVNIRSVDIYGGTGVISEEVVKQLEAEGISVNRVSGKSRYETNIAALNKLNKVTIDNMIIVRGTSVNTEKEDYPDAVAASGLANKKNAMVILTHPNYTPGVTKDFINEYYWQGQSTFVLGGKVAIANQVLRDAGFYVSDYKTIEEIEARWAKFKPTFSGNKYVELPQVSAPYKAGKLHEKYLTDAVKLTNFIRFLADLPDDVYHDAAMSEEAQHGAVLLDAINKLTHYPQKPADMSQEFYDIGYSATTSSNIAQGFNDISPTVIAYMDDFGLNNVEAVGHRRWILNPPMQKIGFGISGHFSAMKIIDRSRSRQFNFDYTAWPNQGAFPTQLFTYGEPWSVTLNGSKYSTPDLQSVTVTVTRLSDNQKWFLDAADNTINEGGEYFNVNNQGYGLPNCIIFRPGTQNDISNNEKFEVEITGIKYKDGSPATITYTIELFELFELEGYE, translated from the coding sequence ATGGCTAAGAATATAATAAAAAACATATTATCTATTGTAACGCTATTAACAGCTTTCTTTGTTTTTACTTTAGATATATCAGCTTCTGATGATTATACGAGATTAGCAGGTAATAATCGATTAGATACAGCAATTCAAATATCACAGTATGGATGGCCGGATGGTCTTATAACTGCAGAAAGGGCTGTAATATTAGCTCGAGCCGATAACCCAGCTGATGCATTATCCTCAGCAAGTTTAGCTGGTGCTAAAGATGCACCTATTCTATTAACCTACCCTAACTATTTAAGTCCAGAAGTTCTAGCAGAAATTAAGAGATTAAAAGCTGATAAAGTTTACCTATTAGGTGGTACAGGAGCAATTAAAGAAGCTGTTGAAACTGCGCTAATTAATGAAGGGCTTAATGTTGTAAGAATAAATGGAGCAAATCGTTTTGAAACTGCTGCATTAATAAATGAAGCGGCAGGCTCTTCGTTAAAAACGCGAGCGATTATTGCAAATGGGTTTACTGTTGCAGATGCTATTTCAGCTTCAACTGATGCTGCTATAAATGAAATTCCTATCTACTTAACAAGGAAAAATAATTTACCTATTAAACTACCTGTAAATATTCGATCAGTAGATATTTATGGTGGAACAGGCGTTATTTCTGAAGAGGTAGTAAAGCAGTTAGAGGCAGAGGGCATTTCAGTAAATCGTGTTTCTGGAAAAAGCCGGTATGAGACAAATATCGCAGCTCTAAACAAGTTAAATAAAGTAACGATTGATAACATGATTATTGTACGTGGTACTTCTGTAAATACAGAAAAAGAAGATTACCCTGACGCAGTAGCAGCATCGGGACTAGCGAATAAAAAGAATGCAATGGTTATCTTAACACACCCGAACTACACTCCAGGTGTAACAAAAGATTTTATTAATGAATATTATTGGCAAGGCCAATCTACCTTTGTACTTGGTGGTAAAGTTGCTATTGCTAATCAAGTTTTAAGAGATGCAGGTTTTTATGTATCCGACTATAAAACAATAGAAGAAATTGAAGCGCGCTGGGCAAAATTTAAACCAACATTTTCAGGAAATAAATATGTTGAGTTACCACAAGTTTCAGCACCATATAAAGCTGGGAAACTTCATGAAAAATACTTAACAGATGCAGTAAAATTAACTAACTTTATTCGCTTCTTAGCAGATTTACCAGATGATGTTTATCACGATGCTGCTATGAGTGAAGAGGCACAACACGGTGCAGTTCTATTAGATGCAATTAATAAATTAACTCATTATCCACAAAAACCGGCTGATATGAGCCAAGAATTTTATGACATTGGTTATAGTGCAACTACTTCAAGCAATATAGCACAAGGATTTAATGATATTTCTCCAACAGTTATTGCATACATGGATGACTTTGGTTTAAATAACGTAGAGGCAGTTGGGCATCGTCGTTGGATTTTAAATCCACCTATGCAAAAAATAGGATTTGGAATAAGTGGACATTTCTCTGCTATGAAAATTATTGACAGAAGCAGATCAAGGCAGTTCAATTTTGACTATACTGCATGGCCAAACCAAGGAGCTTTTCCGACACAGCTTTTCACATATGGTGAACCTTGGTCAGTAACATTAAATGGCAGTAAATATAGTACACCGGATCTTCAATCTGTAACTGTAACTGTGACACGTTTATCAGATAATCAAAAATGGTTTTTAGATGCAGCTGATAATACAATAAATGAAGGTGGGGAATACTTTAACGTTAATAATCAAGGCTATGGCTTACCGAACTGTATTATATTCCGCCCAGGAACGCAGAATGATATTAGTAATAATGAAAAATTTGAAGTAGAAATTACAGGAATCAAGTATAAAGATGGCTCGCCTGCTACAATAACATACACAATTGAGTTATTTGAGTTATTTGAGTTAGAGGGGTATGAGTAA
- a CDS encoding malate:quinone oxidoreductase: MSNRENKTDVILIGAGVMSATLGTILKELAPEWEIKVFEKLAEAGAESSNEWNNAGTGHAALCELNYTVEQPDGSVDITKAVRINEQFQLSRQFWSYLVKSNLLRNPEDFIKPLPHMSYVRGEQNVEFLKKRFEALSNNPLFAGMEFSDDPEQLMEWLPLMFNGRSFDEPIAATKIDSGTDVNFGALTRMLFDHLKTKNVQINYNHSVNNLKRTSDGLWELKVKNLESGVTEKHTAKFVFIGAGGGSLHLLQKSGIPEGKNIGGFPVSGLFLECKNPEIVEQHHAKVYGKASVGAPPMSVPHLDTRYINNKKSLLFGPFAGFSPKFLKNGSMFDLVTSVKPDNLVTMLASGAKNIPLTKYLIEQLMLSKEERMEELREFVPNAKLEDWDLVVAGQRVQVIKDTPSGRGTLQFGTEVVSSADGSIAALLGASPGASTAVHVMLEVLNKCFPERMKEWEEKIIEMVPSYGVSLVENPEFFEEIHMSTAQALRLTEQMPEVEVEEVEEEVDPSPEEPIELEKV, encoded by the coding sequence ATGAGTAACAGAGAAAACAAAACAGACGTTATTTTAATCGGTGCGGGAGTCATGAGTGCGACTCTAGGAACAATATTGAAAGAGCTAGCACCTGAATGGGAAATTAAAGTGTTTGAAAAACTAGCAGAAGCAGGAGCGGAAAGCTCTAACGAGTGGAATAATGCTGGAACAGGGCATGCTGCATTGTGTGAACTTAACTATACCGTTGAGCAGCCTGATGGGTCAGTAGATATTACTAAAGCTGTAAGAATTAACGAACAGTTTCAACTTTCTAGACAGTTCTGGTCTTATCTTGTAAAAAGCAATCTACTGCGAAACCCTGAAGACTTCATTAAACCATTGCCGCATATGAGCTATGTTAGAGGAGAACAAAACGTGGAATTTTTGAAGAAGCGTTTTGAAGCTCTATCAAATAACCCATTGTTCGCAGGAATGGAATTTTCTGATGATCCAGAACAATTAATGGAATGGCTACCGCTTATGTTTAACGGTCGTTCTTTTGATGAACCAATCGCAGCAACGAAAATAGACTCTGGAACAGATGTTAACTTTGGTGCGTTAACACGTATGTTATTTGACCACCTTAAAACTAAAAATGTTCAAATCAACTATAATCATAGTGTCAATAATTTGAAACGAACTAGCGACGGCTTATGGGAACTAAAAGTTAAGAACCTCGAAAGCGGTGTTACGGAAAAGCACACTGCAAAATTCGTCTTTATTGGCGCAGGTGGAGGAAGCTTGCATTTATTACAAAAGTCCGGAATACCTGAAGGAAAAAATATCGGAGGATTCCCTGTAAGTGGGCTATTCCTAGAGTGTAAAAATCCAGAAATAGTTGAACAGCATCATGCGAAAGTTTACGGAAAAGCTTCTGTAGGTGCTCCACCAATGTCTGTGCCGCACCTTGATACAAGATATATTAATAACAAAAAATCTTTATTATTTGGACCATTTGCTGGTTTCTCACCAAAGTTTTTAAAGAATGGTTCAATGTTTGATTTAGTAACGTCGGTAAAACCGGATAACCTCGTTACTATGTTAGCGTCAGGGGCTAAGAACATTCCACTGACTAAATACTTGATTGAACAACTTATGTTATCAAAAGAAGAGCGTATGGAAGAACTACGAGAGTTTGTTCCTAATGCTAAATTAGAAGATTGGGATTTAGTGGTAGCAGGTCAACGTGTGCAAGTTATTAAAGATACACCAAGTGGTAGAGGAACACTTCAATTCGGTACGGAAGTTGTAAGTAGCGCTGATGGTTCAATTGCTGCATTACTTGGCGCGTCACCTGGTGCTTCGACAGCTGTTCATGTCATGCTTGAAGTGTTAAATAAATGCTTCCCAGAAAGAATGAAAGAATGGGAAGAAAAAATAATTGAAATGGTCCCTTCATATGGGGTATCCTTAGTGGAAAATCCAGAATTCTTTGAAGAGATTCACATGTCTACAGCACAAGCACTAAGACTAACTGAACAAATGCCTGAAGTAGAGGTAGAAGAAGTTGAAGAAGAAGTTGATCCTTCTCCTGAAGAACCAATAGAATTAGAAAAAGTATAA
- a CDS encoding DegV family protein has protein sequence MIKIMADSTCDLSKEILELYDISLAPLTINIEGKIYKDRIDIKPDDFYEMMEDLSEFPSTGMPSPTEYLEIIKKAVKDGYKEVVCICMSSGTSGSYQSAVIAKDYFFEEVPDSTVKIHVVDSKCMSHGSGWLLLKSALMREKGASFEEIIQFVEKYKVNVKHFLSVDDLNHLIKSGRISNTSAFIGKILLLKPIMTMKNGKGAIVAKERGRKKVLNYYVQEFISRNDKEITDFIIIGYTSDKKVAESLKEKLQLETDFVGDIYIMQMGVSVGTHVGLGAISMFFIEKEDTNRK, from the coding sequence ATGATAAAAATAATGGCCGATTCAACTTGTGATTTATCTAAAGAAATACTTGAATTATACGATATAAGTTTAGCACCACTTACAATTAATATTGAAGGAAAGATCTATAAGGATAGGATAGATATTAAACCTGATGATTTTTATGAAATGATGGAAGATTTATCAGAGTTTCCCTCAACAGGGATGCCTAGTCCAACAGAATATTTAGAAATTATAAAAAAAGCAGTAAAGGATGGGTACAAGGAAGTAGTATGTATCTGTATGTCTAGTGGCACAAGTGGGTCGTATCAATCTGCCGTAATAGCTAAAGATTATTTCTTTGAGGAAGTGCCTGATTCAACTGTTAAAATACATGTAGTAGATTCAAAGTGTATGAGCCATGGAAGCGGTTGGTTATTATTAAAAAGCGCTTTAATGAGAGAAAAAGGTGCATCATTTGAAGAAATAATCCAATTCGTTGAAAAATATAAGGTTAATGTAAAGCATTTTCTTTCTGTTGATGACTTAAATCATTTAATAAAAAGTGGAAGAATATCAAATACAAGTGCATTCATTGGTAAAATTTTATTACTTAAACCAATAATGACTATGAAGAACGGAAAAGGAGCAATAGTAGCAAAGGAGAGAGGACGTAAAAAAGTACTTAACTATTACGTTCAAGAGTTTATTAGCAGAAATGACAAAGAAATAACAGATTTTATAATTATCGGATATACTTCAGATAAAAAAGTCGCGGAAAGCCTAAAAGAAAAACTTCAATTAGAAACAGATTTTGTTGGGGACATATATATTATGCAGATGGGCGTTTCGGTTGGGACCCATGTTGGATTAGGTGCTATTTCTATGTTTTTTATAGAAAAGGAAGATACCAATCGCAAATAA
- the moaA gene encoding GTP 3',8-cyclase MoaA, which yields MNQTVLDALERPLRDLRISVTDKCNFRCTYCMPAEIFGPDYTFLPKGQLLSFEEIERLAKIFVKDLGVKKLRITGGEPLMRKDLPILIKKLRAINGVEDIAMTTNASLLPKHAKDLKDAGLDRVSVSLDSLSDEVFGKINGRGVRVQTVLDGIEAASQFGLKVKLNMVVKRGINHKDVVPMAKFFREKGHILRFIEYMDVGNSNKWKLDDVYTKKQIIEDIHNVMPLEPIQANYTGEVATRYRYVGSEDEIGVISSVSDSFCSSCNRARLSAEGQLYTCLFAAKGHDLRTLLRSDLTDIALADKIKGIWNVRRDRYSEERENNPINKQKVEMSHIGG from the coding sequence ATGAATCAAACAGTTTTAGATGCTCTAGAACGTCCCTTACGTGATTTAAGAATTTCTGTTACTGATAAATGTAATTTTAGATGTACTTATTGTATGCCAGCAGAAATTTTTGGGCCTGATTATACATTTCTTCCTAAGGGTCAATTACTCTCTTTTGAAGAAATTGAACGTCTTGCCAAAATATTCGTTAAAGACCTTGGTGTGAAAAAATTACGTATTACTGGTGGTGAGCCTTTAATGCGAAAAGACTTACCTATATTAATAAAAAAATTAAGAGCCATTAATGGTGTTGAAGATATTGCCATGACTACTAATGCTTCTCTCCTACCGAAGCATGCAAAAGATCTAAAAGATGCAGGGCTTGATCGTGTCTCTGTAAGTCTAGACTCCTTAAGTGACGAAGTATTTGGAAAAATTAATGGACGAGGTGTTAGAGTTCAAACTGTTCTAGATGGAATTGAAGCCGCATCACAATTTGGTCTAAAAGTTAAGTTGAATATGGTTGTGAAGCGAGGTATAAACCATAAAGATGTAGTTCCTATGGCTAAGTTCTTCAGAGAAAAAGGACACATCCTTCGGTTTATCGAGTATATGGATGTCGGTAATTCTAATAAGTGGAAACTAGATGATGTATATACAAAAAAACAGATCATTGAGGATATCCACAATGTCATGCCACTCGAGCCTATCCAAGCAAACTATACTGGTGAAGTAGCTACTAGATATCGCTATGTTGGAAGTGAAGATGAAATTGGTGTAATTTCTTCTGTCTCCGATTCATTTTGTTCTAGTTGTAACCGTGCCCGTCTATCTGCTGAAGGTCAATTGTACACTTGTTTGTTTGCAGCTAAAGGTCATGATTTAAGAACTCTTCTTCGCTCTGACTTAACAGATATTGCATTAGCTGACAAAATAAAAGGGATTTGGAACGTTCGACGGGACCGCTATTCTGAAGAACGAGAAAATAATCCTATAAACAAACAAAAAGTTGAAATGTCTCATATTGGTGGATAA
- the fdhD gene encoding formate dehydrogenase accessory sulfurtransferase FdhD produces MGHNISNKRPIIKYINEELIHFEDEIVTEFPITIHVNGVEFATMVCTPTHIDELIIGFLASEGVILFKDEITNLNINVSRGFAYVTLNKKIPTNQQHFSKRFIGSCCGKSRQFYFQNDVRTAKTSMVKTTIQPEQCINLMNMMQENSHVFKNTGGVHNAALCNASEIIVDRTDIGRHNALDKLYGYSMINKIPVRDKIIVFSGRISSEVLLKASKIGVGIVLSKSAPTDLAIQLADDLNITTVGFIRGKSFNVYTHPERITNQPDSIHERGKST; encoded by the coding sequence ATGGGTCATAATATTAGCAATAAGCGACCTATTATTAAGTATATTAATGAAGAATTAATACACTTCGAAGATGAAATTGTTACTGAATTTCCAATCACAATTCATGTTAATGGTGTGGAATTTGCAACTATGGTTTGCACTCCAACACACATAGATGAACTCATAATTGGGTTTTTAGCATCTGAAGGAGTTATACTTTTTAAAGATGAAATTACAAACCTTAACATTAATGTAAGTCGCGGCTTTGCTTACGTTACTTTAAATAAAAAAATACCAACAAACCAACAACATTTTTCAAAGCGATTTATTGGTTCTTGTTGTGGAAAAAGCAGACAATTTTACTTTCAAAATGATGTTCGGACTGCAAAAACATCAATGGTGAAAACGACCATTCAACCTGAGCAATGTATAAATCTTATGAACATGATGCAAGAAAATAGCCATGTATTTAAAAATACAGGTGGGGTTCATAATGCAGCACTCTGCAACGCTTCTGAAATAATTGTTGATCGAACTGATATCGGAAGGCATAATGCTCTCGATAAATTGTACGGGTATAGTATGATTAATAAAATACCTGTTCGCGATAAAATAATAGTTTTCAGCGGCCGAATTTCTTCTGAAGTACTACTGAAAGCATCAAAAATTGGTGTTGGTATTGTATTGTCTAAGTCAGCTCCAACAGATTTAGCTATTCAACTTGCAGATGATTTAAATATAACAACTGTAGGATTTATTCGTGGTAAGTCATTTAACGTTTATACACACCCTGAAAGAATTACAAATCAACCAGATTCAATACATGAAAGGGGTAAATCCACATGA
- a CDS encoding L-lactate MFS transporter: MQKIKNRWLIAASAVGIHISIGSVYAWSNFTTPLIQEFGWTAKQVQFTFSLAILFLGLSAAFLGHFVEKYGPKKAGLLAATFFGIGIFGSGFAVNMSSLPLLYLFYGVLGGIGLGVGYIAPVSTLVKWFPDRRGLATGLAIMGFGFAAAISSPVMDALIKSVGTANTFYILGLAYFLVMAVSSLYLEKPPVDWAPEGFKEKLASGKSKIKQDLSQLTANEAIKTSRFYYLWIMLFINVTCGIAILSAAKPLAQESIGLTTTEAAALVGVLGLFNGLGRIGWASISDYIGRPNTYTTFFAIQIVLFAVLPHTTEAFLFQVMLAVVYTCYGGGFASIPAYIGDLFGTKQLGAIHGYILTAWAAAGLAGPMFAAWMKDTTGSYATSLTFFAGLFVVALIVSLVIRKDINRLTAQNLKEANKAVAS; encoded by the coding sequence ATGCAAAAAATTAAAAACAGATGGTTAATTGCAGCTTCTGCTGTGGGTATACATATTTCAATTGGGTCTGTATATGCGTGGAGTAACTTCACTACTCCATTAATTCAAGAATTTGGGTGGACAGCTAAACAAGTACAATTTACTTTTAGCTTAGCGATCTTATTTTTAGGATTATCAGCGGCTTTTCTAGGACACTTTGTAGAAAAATATGGACCTAAGAAAGCGGGACTTCTTGCTGCAACATTCTTTGGAATAGGTATCTTTGGTTCAGGTTTTGCTGTGAACATGTCTTCATTACCTCTTTTATATCTTTTCTATGGAGTTCTTGGGGGGATCGGTTTAGGGGTTGGTTATATAGCACCTGTTTCGACACTTGTTAAGTGGTTCCCGGATCGTCGTGGATTAGCAACAGGTTTAGCAATCATGGGGTTTGGTTTCGCAGCTGCGATCAGTAGTCCAGTTATGGATGCTTTAATTAAGTCAGTTGGTACAGCAAATACGTTTTATATTTTAGGACTTGCTTATTTTCTAGTAATGGCTGTTTCATCACTTTATCTTGAGAAACCGCCAGTTGATTGGGCTCCAGAAGGTTTCAAAGAAAAACTCGCTTCAGGTAAATCTAAAATTAAGCAAGATTTATCTCAATTAACAGCTAATGAAGCAATTAAAACATCAAGATTTTATTATTTATGGATAATGCTATTTATTAATGTAACTTGTGGGATTGCGATTTTATCAGCAGCAAAGCCTCTTGCTCAGGAGAGTATTGGTTTAACGACAACAGAAGCTGCAGCGTTAGTTGGGGTTTTAGGACTCTTTAACGGGTTAGGGCGTATTGGTTGGGCTTCCATTTCAGACTATATTGGAAGACCTAATACGTATACAACGTTCTTCGCTATCCAAATTGTACTATTTGCAGTTTTACCACATACAACAGAGGCATTTTTATTCCAAGTAATGTTAGCGGTTGTATATACATGTTATGGTGGAGGTTTCGCTTCAATCCCAGCATACATTGGAGATTTATTTGGAACAAAACAACTAGGGGCAATTCATGGTTATATTTTAACAGCTTGGGCAGCTGCTGGTTTAGCAGGTCCAATGTTTGCCGCGTGGATGAAAGACACAACTGGAAGTTATGCAACAAGCTTAACTTTCTTTGCAGGACTATTTGTTGTCGCATTGATCGTTTCGCTAGTTATTCGTAAAGATATAAACAGATTAACTGCGCAAAACTTAAAAGAGGCTAACAAAGCGGTAGCAAGCTAA
- a CDS encoding DUF2294 domain-containing protein, translating to MNKYEAEFSNLVRTFRKKHMGKGPSKITTTFCKNWAICEMEGNLSPVEKFISGTDDGKQVLRSARTEMVKELYRKNPPKEMEDFLGCEYVDLYVDIDIDRDFGMSIFVFNDNIEEKYCK from the coding sequence ATGAATAAGTATGAAGCAGAATTTAGCAACCTTGTTCGCACCTTCAGAAAAAAGCATATGGGAAAAGGTCCAAGTAAAATAACAACGACATTTTGTAAAAATTGGGCGATATGCGAAATGGAAGGGAATCTATCACCGGTTGAAAAGTTTATTTCTGGAACAGATGATGGAAAGCAAGTACTCCGTTCAGCACGAACAGAAATGGTAAAAGAATTATATCGAAAGAACCCTCCTAAAGAAATGGAGGATTTTCTAGGTTGCGAGTATGTTGATCTGTATGTCGACATAGATATTGACCGAGACTTTGGGATGTCCATTTTCGTTTTTAATGATAATATTGAAGAAAAGTATTGTAAATAA
- a CDS encoding FdhF/YdeP family oxidoreductase, with product MGDTKHQGPIKISKMPSPKHWVSPIPFGLGKVKPKHIRDTMKVVWENKDNLNYAKNILTKGVCDGCALGVSGLQDQTLQGPHICTTRLNVLRLSTMPAMSEEIVHADIDELKKYSSKELRGLGRIPYPLIRRKGENKFSRISWDDAMDMIAEKMKKLHPKQYGFYLTSRGITNESYYVAAKVSRFLGTNNIDNASRICHSPSKTALKRSVGIGASSANYQDWIGTDVLLFWGSVASNSSPVSTKYMLAAKKKGTKIIVVNPYREPAMDKYWVPSNAESALFGTKVADDFYQVNIGGDIAFMHGIMKHWFDMEEKEHGTAINHEFVEQHVNNYEELKSKVKEQSWEEIVKSAGISKDRIIELAELLAKSKNAVYAWALGLTMHAFATDNISQVANLALLRGHLGRKHAGLMPFRGHSSVQGAGEMGADPFVLPGGGWEEENVKRIEDLWGFELPNWQGDIVGVALENTVLPEDNERKLKLYYMSGGNFLETMPNPEFIEKALSELDIRVHQDIIFNTSTLVDAKEAVIVLPAKTRYEQEGGGTSTSTERMVYFSPEIEGNKQEVEEARAEWKIYIDLAKRVKPETAHLVQFDDGQAIRDEIAKANRDYDGIQNLKKQGDVFQWGGAWLCEGGVCPTPDGRGNLIPIDIPELNKPEGTFYITTRRGKQFNSMVYNETDSFNAAGRYDVLINEKDALEFNISNGEPIVVYNQHGTFQGKAHYADITKGNIGLHFPEGNFLIPKGIYDGPSGIPQYSVAVKVEKAERFNAKKDVNYYEKKVEDLEMQVD from the coding sequence ATGGGAGATACAAAACATCAAGGACCGATAAAGATTTCTAAAATGCCTTCGCCGAAACATTGGGTAAGTCCAATTCCATTCGGGTTAGGAAAGGTGAAGCCAAAACACATTAGAGACACAATGAAAGTTGTGTGGGAAAACAAAGATAACTTAAACTACGCTAAAAACATACTTACTAAAGGTGTTTGTGATGGGTGTGCATTAGGAGTTTCAGGTCTTCAGGATCAAACATTACAAGGGCCTCACATCTGTACAACTCGTTTAAATGTCTTGCGCTTAAGTACAATGCCAGCGATGAGTGAAGAGATAGTTCACGCAGATATTGATGAGTTAAAAAAATATAGTAGTAAAGAACTGCGCGGGTTAGGGCGAATCCCTTACCCATTAATACGTAGAAAAGGAGAAAATAAGTTTTCACGTATTAGTTGGGATGACGCGATGGATATGATTGCTGAAAAAATGAAGAAGCTTCATCCAAAACAGTATGGCTTTTATTTAACATCTAGAGGAATTACAAATGAATCATACTATGTAGCAGCAAAGGTGTCGCGTTTTCTTGGAACAAATAATATTGATAACGCATCGAGAATCTGTCATTCACCATCTAAAACAGCTTTAAAACGCTCTGTAGGAATTGGCGCAAGTAGTGCAAATTACCAAGATTGGATTGGGACAGACGTACTTTTATTTTGGGGATCTGTTGCTTCAAATAGTTCACCTGTATCTACAAAATATATGTTGGCAGCTAAGAAAAAAGGGACAAAAATTATCGTTGTAAACCCATATAGAGAGCCTGCAATGGATAAATATTGGGTACCTTCGAATGCTGAATCTGCATTGTTTGGAACAAAAGTTGCTGATGACTTCTATCAAGTCAACATTGGTGGGGACATTGCTTTCATGCATGGTATTATGAAACACTGGTTTGACATGGAAGAAAAGGAACATGGAACTGCCATTAATCATGAGTTTGTTGAGCAACATGTGAATAATTATGAAGAACTTAAATCTAAAGTTAAAGAACAATCTTGGGAAGAGATTGTTAAGTCAGCGGGCATATCAAAAGATAGAATTATAGAGTTAGCAGAGCTTTTAGCGAAGAGCAAAAATGCTGTTTATGCTTGGGCATTAGGCCTTACAATGCACGCTTTTGCAACAGATAACATTTCACAAGTTGCTAATCTTGCTCTCCTTCGTGGACACTTAGGACGTAAGCATGCTGGTCTTATGCCATTTCGTGGTCACTCAAGTGTGCAAGGGGCTGGTGAAATGGGTGCAGATCCTTTTGTTCTACCTGGCGGTGGTTGGGAAGAAGAAAACGTTAAGAGAATCGAAGATTTATGGGGCTTTGAACTTCCAAACTGGCAAGGAGACATCGTTGGAGTTGCTCTTGAGAACACGGTTCTACCAGAAGATAACGAGAGAAAATTAAAACTTTATTATATGAGCGGTGGAAACTTCTTAGAAACAATGCCGAACCCGGAGTTTATTGAAAAAGCATTATCTGAATTAGATATTAGAGTTCATCAAGATATTATCTTTAATACTTCAACATTAGTTGATGCAAAAGAAGCAGTAATTGTTCTCCCAGCAAAAACTCGTTATGAACAAGAGGGTGGAGGCACGTCCACTTCTACCGAGAGAATGGTTTATTTTTCACCTGAAATTGAAGGTAATAAACAGGAAGTAGAAGAAGCTCGTGCAGAATGGAAAATCTACATTGATTTAGCAAAACGAGTAAAACCAGAAACAGCACATTTGGTGCAATTTGATGATGGCCAAGCGATTAGAGATGAAATTGCCAAAGCTAACCGTGATTACGATGGCATACAGAACCTGAAAAAACAAGGTGATGTATTTCAATGGGGTGGCGCATGGCTATGTGAAGGAGGAGTATGCCCAACTCCTGATGGAAGAGGAAATTTAATTCCAATTGATATACCAGAACTTAACAAACCGGAGGGTACATTCTACATCACTACTCGCCGTGGTAAACAGTTCAACTCTATGGTATATAATGAAACAGATTCATTTAACGCTGCTGGTCGATACGATGTACTAATTAACGAAAAGGACGCATTGGAATTCAATATTTCAAATGGCGAACCTATTGTTGTTTATAACCAACACGGTACATTCCAAGGAAAAGCTCATTATGCTGACATTACTAAAGGGAATATTGGACTTCACTTCCCAGAAGGTAATTTCTTAATTCCAAAGGGAATCTATGATGGTCCTTCTGGAATTCCTCAATATAGCGTTGCGGTAAAAGTAGAAAAAGCTGAACGCTTTAATGCGAAGAAAGATGTCAATTATTATGAGAAAAAAGTAGAAGACTTAGAAATGCAAGTAGATTAA